A section of the Rhizobium sp. Pop5 genome encodes:
- a CDS encoding glucan ABC transporter ATP-binding protein/ permease, protein MSLLKVYARALRYLGAYKLRVSLVVLANIVLAVITIAEPILFGRIIDAISGKGEVKPILFMWAGFAVFNTVAFVLVAREADRLAHGRRATLLTEAFGRIISMPLAWHHQRGTSNALHTLLRACETLFGLWLEFMRNHLSTVIALLLLIPTAMSMDLRLSAVLIVLGIAYWLIGRVVMSRTKDGQASVENHYHTVFSHVSDSISNVSVLHSYNRIEAETKALKSFADRLLEAQYPVLDWWAIASALNRMASTIAMMVVLIIGTMLVQSGQLRVGDVIAFIGFANLLIARLDLMRQFATQTFEARSKLQDFYTLEDSVREREEPAGNGEIKDVKGAVEFRDVSFGFGNSAQGLHGVSFSVKAGQTVAIVGPTGAGKTTLVNLLQRVYDPQSGQILVDGNDITKVTRKSLRRHIATVFQDAGLLNRSISDNIRLGREGASEEDMRRAAEAAAAADFIETREDRYDTHVGERGNKLSGGERQRIAIARAILKDAPILVLDEATSALDVETEARVKAAIDNLRQNRTTFIIAHRLSTVREADMVLFLDDGRVVEQGTFDDLSHSNGRFAALLRASGILTDEEVRKAHATEAA, encoded by the coding sequence GTGTCGCTTTTAAAGGTCTATGCAAGGGCTCTGCGCTATCTTGGCGCCTATAAGCTCCGCGTATCCCTCGTGGTTCTCGCAAACATCGTCCTTGCGGTGATCACCATTGCGGAGCCGATCCTGTTCGGTCGCATCATCGATGCGATCTCGGGCAAGGGTGAGGTCAAGCCCATTCTCTTCATGTGGGCAGGCTTTGCCGTGTTCAACACCGTTGCCTTCGTCCTGGTGGCCCGCGAGGCCGACAGGCTTGCCCATGGCAGGCGCGCGACGCTGCTGACGGAAGCCTTCGGCCGCATCATTTCCATGCCGCTCGCCTGGCACCATCAGCGCGGCACATCAAACGCGCTGCACACGCTGCTACGTGCTTGCGAGACGCTTTTCGGCCTCTGGCTCGAGTTCATGCGCAACCATCTGTCGACGGTGATCGCGCTTCTCCTTCTGATCCCGACCGCGATGTCGATGGACCTGCGCCTCTCGGCCGTGCTGATTGTTCTCGGCATCGCCTACTGGCTGATCGGCCGCGTCGTCATGAGCCGGACCAAGGACGGCCAGGCTTCGGTCGAGAACCATTACCATACGGTCTTCTCGCATGTGAGCGACTCGATCAGCAACGTTTCCGTGCTGCACAGCTACAACCGTATCGAGGCTGAGACCAAGGCACTGAAATCTTTCGCCGACCGCCTGCTCGAAGCGCAGTATCCGGTGCTCGACTGGTGGGCAATCGCCAGCGCGCTGAACCGCATGGCCTCGACCATCGCAATGATGGTGGTCCTGATTATCGGCACTATGCTCGTCCAGTCCGGCCAGCTGCGCGTCGGCGACGTCATCGCCTTCATCGGCTTCGCCAACCTGCTGATCGCCCGTCTCGACCTGATGCGCCAATTCGCGACGCAGACGTTCGAGGCCCGCTCCAAGCTCCAGGACTTCTACACGCTGGAAGACTCGGTGCGTGAACGCGAAGAGCCGGCCGGCAATGGCGAGATCAAGGACGTCAAGGGTGCGGTCGAATTCCGCGACGTATCCTTCGGCTTCGGCAACAGCGCGCAGGGCCTGCATGGCGTCTCCTTCTCGGTCAAGGCAGGCCAGACGGTTGCGATCGTTGGCCCGACCGGCGCCGGCAAGACGACGCTCGTCAACCTGCTGCAGCGGGTCTACGATCCTCAGAGCGGCCAGATCCTCGTCGACGGCAACGACATCACCAAGGTGACACGCAAGTCGCTGCGTCGCCACATCGCCACCGTCTTCCAGGATGCGGGCCTGCTGAACCGTTCGATCAGCGACAATATCCGCCTCGGTCGCGAGGGTGCAAGCGAAGAGGATATGCGTCGTGCGGCGGAAGCTGCCGCTGCCGCAGACTTCATCGAGACCCGCGAGGATCGTTACGACACGCATGTCGGCGAGCGTGGCAACAAGCTCTCCGGCGGCGAGCGCCAGCGCATCGCGATCGCCCGCGCGATCCTCAAGGACGCGCCGATCCTGGTGCTCGACGAGGCGACGTCGGCGCTTGACGTCGAGACCGAGGCCCGCGTCAAGGCCGCGATCGACAACCTGCGCCAGAACCGCACCACCTTCATCATCGCCCACCGCCTGTCGACGGTCCGCGAAGCCGATATGGTGCTCTTCCTGGATGACGGCCGTGTCGTCGAGCAAGGCACCTTCGACGATCTCAGCCACAGCAACGGCCGCTTCGCCGCCCTGCTGCGCGCCAGCGGCATCCTGACGGACGAAGAGGTCCGCAAGGCTCACGCGACCGAAGCCGCCTGA
- a CDS encoding autoinducer binding domain-containing protein, whose product MNINSLIQLLVILEECSKPEALVGELEQVIVRCGFEYYSLSRHSQQNLEPWAGALAGRWPEQWPQIYAAKKYLLVDPMVRYLTHAQRPFRWRESMAAFRKDAHERRMEQMLVDAFGHGLEDGYIFPIHGRNGILGGLSISGKPVELSPVEIALFEAVARKAFWRLLDLKGEAQALETVLPAETPLTRREMEILRHLAEGMTSMEISKMLKISNHTVDWYMNGLQDKLKAKNRQQAVALAFRHGLIS is encoded by the coding sequence GTGAATATTAATTCGTTAATTCAATTGCTTGTCATTCTGGAGGAGTGCTCGAAACCCGAGGCCCTCGTCGGCGAGCTGGAGCAGGTTATCGTTCGATGCGGCTTCGAATATTACAGTCTGTCTCGCCATTCGCAGCAGAATCTGGAACCCTGGGCCGGCGCGCTTGCCGGCCGCTGGCCGGAACAATGGCCGCAGATATATGCCGCGAAAAAATATCTCCTGGTCGATCCGATGGTCCGCTATCTCACCCATGCGCAGCGGCCGTTCCGCTGGCGGGAGAGCATGGCGGCGTTTCGCAAGGATGCGCATGAGCGACGCATGGAGCAAATGTTGGTCGATGCCTTCGGTCATGGGCTGGAGGACGGCTATATTTTTCCGATCCATGGGCGCAACGGCATTCTTGGCGGCCTCAGCATAAGCGGCAAACCGGTAGAGCTGTCGCCGGTGGAGATTGCGCTGTTCGAGGCTGTGGCGCGCAAGGCCTTCTGGCGGCTGCTCGATCTGAAGGGTGAGGCGCAGGCGCTGGAAACCGTACTGCCGGCCGAAACGCCACTGACGCGGCGCGAGATGGAAATCCTGCGTCATCTCGCCGAAGGCATGACCTCGATGGAGATCAGCAAGATGCTGAAGATCTCGAACCATACCGTCGATTGGTATATGAATGGACTGCAGGACAAGCTGAAAGCCAAAAACAGGCAGCAGGCGGTGGCGCTCGCCTTTCGCCACGGTTTGATAAGCTAG
- a CDS encoding OpgC family protein: protein MASTPTEAVVTGRSSLSAAAPARDTRLDVLRGLALIMIFINHVPGQIFEYATTKNFGFSDAAEAFVLISGIAVGLAYGSRFETGNRLRMAIKAARRAFTLYLAHMITTFMTLALFISGAWLFHRPGLLVEINILAVLMNLKEGIPALLLLGHQIGYNNILPMYGALMLMAPVILLLNERSPLLALAVSATVWLLAGIYQVAPHNMLIEGYWFLNPLSWQFLFSIGIVSILHIRRGGTIPRHPMLFAAAACYVALSFVWVTGQLWIFGNSLAALGLPTVVTGFDKTFLSLPRLLHVLALTYLVISIPAFSRFLRRPANNPLTILGRHSLNIFVAGTILAMIGQVVLYITNKDPLVGPLFVIVGIATQFAYAYYLERKRRQGKVKARLVTEAATIAVPVRIGGSANYRRNERK from the coding sequence ATGGCAAGCACGCCGACCGAAGCCGTCGTCACTGGGCGCAGTTCCCTATCCGCAGCTGCACCGGCACGTGACACAAGGCTAGATGTCTTGCGTGGCCTGGCTCTGATCATGATCTTCATCAATCATGTTCCCGGGCAGATCTTCGAATATGCGACGACGAAGAATTTCGGCTTTTCCGATGCGGCCGAGGCCTTCGTGCTGATATCGGGCATTGCCGTCGGTCTGGCTTACGGCTCGCGTTTCGAGACGGGTAATCGGCTCAGAATGGCGATCAAGGCGGCAAGGCGCGCCTTCACGCTTTATCTCGCCCATATGATCACGACCTTCATGACGTTGGCGCTTTTCATCTCTGGCGCCTGGCTGTTCCACCGGCCGGGGCTGCTCGTCGAAATCAATATCCTGGCGGTTCTGATGAACCTGAAGGAAGGCATCCCGGCGCTGCTGCTGCTCGGCCACCAGATCGGCTACAACAATATCCTGCCGATGTACGGCGCGCTGATGCTGATGGCACCGGTCATCCTGCTCCTGAACGAGCGAAGCCCGCTTCTGGCGCTCGCCGTGTCGGCCACGGTGTGGCTGCTTGCCGGCATCTATCAGGTGGCCCCGCACAACATGCTGATCGAAGGCTACTGGTTCCTCAACCCGCTCTCCTGGCAGTTCCTGTTTTCGATTGGCATCGTCTCGATCCTGCATATCAGGCGCGGTGGCACGATCCCGCGCCATCCTATGCTGTTTGCCGCCGCTGCCTGTTATGTCGCCCTGTCCTTCGTCTGGGTGACGGGCCAGCTCTGGATTTTCGGCAACTCGCTGGCGGCACTTGGCCTGCCGACTGTCGTTACCGGCTTCGACAAGACGTTCCTTTCGCTGCCGCGGCTGCTGCATGTGCTGGCGCTGACTTATCTCGTGATCAGCATTCCGGCGTTCTCGCGTTTCCTGCGCCGCCCGGCGAATAATCCGCTGACGATCCTCGGCCGCCATTCGCTGAACATCTTCGTCGCCGGCACGATCCTCGCCATGATCGGCCAAGTGGTGCTCTACATCACCAACAAGGATCCGCTGGTCGGCCCGCTCTTCGTCATCGTCGGGATCGCGACCCAATTCGCCTATGCCTATTATCTCGAGCGCAAGCGCCGGCAGGGCAAGGTCAAGGCAAGACTCGTCACCGAGGCCGCGACGATTGCCGTTCCCGTCCGCATCGGTGGATCGGCAAACTATCGCCGGAACGAGCGGAAATAG
- a CDS encoding VOC family protein: protein MKVLRIVANIAAPDITPARRFYQEILGLDLMMDHGWIATFGAARPMNVQVSIASEGGSGTEVPDLSIEVDDLDSAFKAMSAAGFPIVYGPADEPWDVRRFYVRDPFGKLVNIVAHKN, encoded by the coding sequence ATGAAGGTCCTGCGCATCGTCGCCAATATCGCGGCGCCCGACATCACGCCGGCCCGGCGCTTCTATCAGGAGATTCTCGGCCTCGACCTCATGATGGACCATGGCTGGATCGCGACGTTCGGCGCCGCCAGGCCCATGAACGTTCAGGTGAGCATCGCCAGCGAAGGCGGCTCCGGAACGGAGGTGCCTGACCTCTCTATCGAGGTCGACGATCTCGATTCCGCTTTCAAGGCAATGTCGGCCGCCGGCTTTCCGATCGTATATGGCCCGGCCGACGAACCCTGGGATGTCAGGCGGTTTTACGTGCGCGATCCGTTCGGCAAGCTGGTGAACATTGTTGCCCATAAAAATTGA